TCTTTCATTAACAGTAATAGACGAAAGAGTTAACAGATGGAtgaatttgtcacactttttctcttttagggactaaaatttaaattttcatctttcaagagaCGAATTTGTTAGCGTTCTATACATTTAGGGAcgaaaataactatttacccttaaaaatataaagcttGACTTGGCCTTTTTACCTATCATAGGCTTTTTTTTTAGGCTTGGTATGACCTATTTGAAAGTCTGGCTTGGCCTAAGAGCCTACTAAAATGcctattttacaataaatattatatacaaaGGGAATATGATGACTATTAAACATGGCAAGAAAATTCGTACCCGTGGGTATTCGCCCTAATCCGTTCCGACTTTGATGGGTAATATCCGAGTTGACCGGGTATGAGTTCGGGTTCGAATTTTCCCCGATAACCAAAAGTCAGGTACGGATACGGGTATGGGATTACTAGATCCGTCCCAAACGTGCCCCGccacttaaaatctttagaatttttacataatttaatcaaaagacagagaatttttattactagttaattttattttagaatttttacataatttaatattattttcttaacgatttttgtagacacatgcgctataataaatttattgatatataaatagttaaaaataaatgtttaacaatcaatttattttttctaaaatcaaaattttaatattttttttacaaaaaaaatatttttctaatttggaTTGGGTATGGGACGGGGTCGGGGATACCCGATATCCAACGGGTACCCGACGGGTATGGGGATGAGATAATAAACTTAAACTCATCGGTTATCGGATATAGGTATGAAGATATGTTGGAGAGTCAGGGTAAGGGATTGGGGAGACAATACTCGTACCCGCCCTGTCTCATTGCCATGTCTAATGACTATATAATGGAATTTTGAGAATTCctatagtatttttaaaaatttaacatacttttcttttaatttgtgtgtgaaaagaaaaaataagttaaaattaatttgaacactctaatataaaattagaattcACTAATTACCGTGacccaaataaaaattataattatgcaCTTTAAGTATTCAACAAAATGttgcaaacaaaataatttaataatctattcttaatattttatttgatttatttttaaaagttttaatatataataataataataataataaatttgtcagCCTCACAAGcctaataggtttttttttttttttaacttgaatcTAATCTCTATAATAAACAAGTCAGAATGAGATCAAAGGCTCTTGATAGGCCACCTGACTCATTTTATTCCTAACTATGAGATACTAATTCCCTCCACTAAatcctgattttttttatgggtGGAAATTAAAGTCCAAAGTTTAGAACAAATTATACAACTAAGCTATACTCTTTAATCGGTGAACCctaatatatatttgttgtttAAGTTATCCACTAAGGatagaataatataaataagaacagtccttaataaataaaaagtgatcCATTCCGCATACATTACTACTGATCGAGCGAGCAGCGTTTGTTTGTTCCTTCCTCAGTCGTTGTGACAGTGtgtgtgagtgagtgagtgagagcGACGATGGGCGCGAGCAGCGACCCCACCCAAGACGGTTCCGACGAGCAGCAGAAGCGTTCGGAGATCTACACCTACGAGGCCCCCTGGCACATCTACGCCATGAACTGGAGCGTCCGCCGCGACAAGAAGTATCGCCTCGCCATCGCCTCCCTCTTAGAGCAGTACCCTAACCGCGTGGAGATTGTCCAGCTCGACGACTCCAACGGCGAGATCCGTTCCGACCCCTCCCTCTCCTTCGAGCACCCTTACCCTCCCACCAAGGCCATCTTCATCCCCGACAAGGACTGCCACCGCCCCGATCTCCTCGCCACCTCCTCTGACTTCCTCCGCGTCTGGCACATCTCCGAATCCGCCGTCGAACTCAAGTCCCTCCTCAACGGCAACAAGAACAGCGAGTACTGTGGGCCCCTCACCTCCTTCGACTGGAACGAGGCCGAGCCCAGACGCATAGGCACCTCCAGCATCGATACCACCTGCACTATCTGGGATATCGAGAAGGAAACCGTCGATACTCAACTAATCGCTCATGATAAAGAGGTTTATGATATCGCATGGGGTGGCGTCGGAGTCTTCGCCTCCGTCTCCGCTGACGGTTCCGTTAGGGTTTTCGATCTCCGCGACAAGGAACACTCCACCATCATCTACGAGAGCTCGGAGCCGGACACGCCTCTGGTGCGGCTCGGGTGGAACAAGCAGGACCCACGCTACATGGCGACGATAATCATGGACAGTGCAAAGGTGGTGGTGTTGGATATTCGTTTTCCCACGCTCCCTGTGGTGGAGCTGCAGCGACACCAGGCGAGTGTGAACGCGATTGCGTGGGCCCCACATAGCTCGTGCCATATATGCACGGCCGGGGATGATTCGCAGGCGCTGATTTGGGACCTTTCTTCCATGGGTCAACCCGTGGAGGGTGGGCTTGACCCTATTCTTGCGTACACTGCCGGAGCGGAGATTGAGCAGCTTCAGTGGTCGTCTTCGCAGCCTGATTGGGTCGCTATTGCTTTCTCCACCAAGCTTCAGATTCTTAgggtttgaaatttgatttctctgaaaCTTCTGTTTCCCTGTATGTGCAAACGAAAATTGGGGATACTTTagatttgaaaacaaaacacagttgtattgttgtttctttttattgttgAAACTAATGCTAACCCCTTCGTGATTTCTGGCTTTGGGACGATGGTGGttttgtttagggtttagggtgttAAACTAGCCTTAGTTTGTTTCTGCCAAGTTAGTTAGTCTGCaagtattttaaagaaattgtctGTGACATTATCAATTTCGGCCTTGATATCAAGGTTTTTAAACTGTCTGTGGCCGCATTTTTCCATAATTTTCTGCATTTTCAAGGATTGAGGCGAAACTGCGACTGCAAATTTTGCAGTTTTGTTGCGATTGTTATAAT
The Glycine max cultivar Williams 82 chromosome 16, Glycine_max_v4.0, whole genome shotgun sequence genome window above contains:
- the LOC100818850 gene encoding WD repeat-containing protein LWD1, which gives rise to MGASSDPTQDGSDEQQKRSEIYTYEAPWHIYAMNWSVRRDKKYRLAIASLLEQYPNRVEIVQLDDSNGEIRSDPSLSFEHPYPPTKAIFIPDKDCHRPDLLATSSDFLRVWHISESAVELKSLLNGNKNSEYCGPLTSFDWNEAEPRRIGTSSIDTTCTIWDIEKETVDTQLIAHDKEVYDIAWGGVGVFASVSADGSVRVFDLRDKEHSTIIYESSEPDTPLVRLGWNKQDPRYMATIIMDSAKVVVLDIRFPTLPVVELQRHQASVNAIAWAPHSSCHICTAGDDSQALIWDLSSMGQPVEGGLDPILAYTAGAEIEQLQWSSSQPDWVAIAFSTKLQILRV